CGGGAATCGCCTGCCCGTCCGCATCGCGGGGCATGCTGCTCCCGGCGGCCGCCATGGTCCGCTTGGTCCGGCGGTACGAGAAGGTCGCCACGGACGCCACCAGGACGAAGAGCCCGAGATAGACGAGCCCGTGCGGGCCGAAGAGGCCACCGTCCCCGAGCGCGTCGTGCCACCGTCCGCCCAGCGGGACACCGAGCAGTGTGTGGCGAAGCAGGTCGTTGGGCTCGCCACCGATGCTGCCGCTGGAGAACAGGTGGTAGAGGAGGAAGAAGGCGGGCAACTGCAGCAGACTCGGCAGACACCCGGCGAACGGCGACACCTTCGCCTCGCCGTACAGCGCCATCGTCGCCTTCTGCAGCGCCGCCGGATCGTCCTTGTGCTTCTTGCGCAACGCGGCCACCTGCGGCCCGAGCGCCGTACGTGCCCGCTGCCCACGGGCCGCCGCGAGCGACAACGGCAGTACGAGCAGCCGTACGAAAGCGGTGAACAGCACGATCGCCGCGGCGGTCGCGGAGGCGTGGAACAACGGATCGAGCACGTCGGCGAGCCGCCCGACGAGATCGGCGAACAGGGACATGAACGGCATGGGTGGAGCCCTCCGGGCAGGGTGCGATCGCGAGGCGAGCGATGCGATGCGAATGCGAGCGATGCGGGGTCGGATATCTGCGTGCCGCGCCGTCGCGAGATCCGGGCCGAGGCTGGTCAGGACCGAAGGCCCGAAGAGCAAGCGTCAGCATGGATTCCGGGACGGTTCCGCACATGGCGCACCCAAAGGAAGACAGGTCACGGGAGACCTGAAAGGGAGCCCTGAGCCCGCATGGACATGGGCGTGCCCCTGGGCATGACCCTGGATCTGGATCTGGTGGAGCTGGATCTGTTGGATCTAGATCTGGATGTTGGGTGCGCGGAAGCGGAAGGTGGCCGACCGTCGCCGTTCGTCAGGCGGCGGCCGTCACCAGGGAGCGGCCGCCCGGAGCACGGGGCCTGCGGCGACCGCGGGCATCCGGATCGCGTTGCGAGAGGAAGGCGGTACGCATCGCGCGGTCTCTGAGCGCGGTACGGACACGTGCGCGAGGCACGGCGGGCGCGCTGCGTGCGGCGTGCACCGCACAGAGCACCAGGGCGGAACCGACGGCCGCGGTGGCGGCCAGGGCCACGGCGGCGGTGAGCATGCCCGACTCGACGAGCAGCACATCGGAGAGGACGAGCACCAACACGGCGAACAGCCGCCGCAGGTACGCCAGCCCGCGCGCGGGCACCGAGTAAGCCGGTCCGGACCGGGAGGCGGAAACGCGTCCGGTACTCACCAGACGACCTCCCCTCCACTCGCCGCAGAACGCGGCATACGAACAACTCATCCTGTTATACCGGACAGGGCCGACACCGCGATCCCCCCAGAGGAGGAGACGGCCAAGGGGGAGACAGCGAGAGGAGAACACGGCCAGACAGCGCGAGGAAGGTACGGGCACGGACACGGCCGGAGGAGGACACGGCCAGAGGCGCGCCACCGCACGGAGCGTCCCTCCATGCCACGCTCCTCACACTCCCGGCACTGTTCGGTTCGCCTCGGCGTGACCGCAGTAACGTGTCCGCATGCGCCCCGACACGTCAGCAGATTCTGTCGACCACATCGCCGAAGCCGAACGCCTGGAGCGCACTGCCGGGCTCTACCCAGAAGACGCGGAACAGCTCCTGTTGCAGGCGGCTGCCCACCTGGAACTCGCGGGTGCCCGGGAACGGGCGAGCAAGCTGTACGACCTCCTGCTCGCGGCGTCGCCCGCGGTGCCGCTGGAGCGTCCCGACCTGGTCAAGGCCCTGAAGGCGGCCAACCTGTGGGAGTACGGCCACGAGGCCGAGGCCCGCGCGAACCTGGACGGGGTGCGGCTGGCGGCGCCCCGTGCGGCGGCGCCCTGGGTGATCGCGGCGGAGGCGTACGAGGCGCACGACGACCTGGAGGCGGCGCACCAGACCTTCAGCGAGGGCGCCCAGCGACTGCTCTCGGCCGAGCCGCCCGCCGAGAAGGACCTCCAGCCGCTGCTCGTGGGACGGCACCGGGTGCGCAGGCTGATGGGCTCCGAACACGACGAGTGGGACCGACTGGCGCAGGAGCGCCACGCTGGCCCGGTCCCCCTGGACGAACTGCACGACCCGAAGCGCATCTGGTCCCTGGGCTCGAACAACCCCGAGGAACTCCAGGCCGAAATCTCCCGCCTCCACGCCGAACTCGGCGCCTACCGCGCGGCCTTGTCCCGCCCCTTCCCGGTAGCGGTCCTCCACTGGCCGGCCGACGAACTCTCCGAACTCACCGACTCGTACCCGACCCTGGCCGACGAATACCCCTCCCACGAGGCCCACTTGGCCGCCATAGAGTCGGCCCTCCGCGAACTGGCCGCCTCGGGCACGCAGAACATCGGCATCGTCTCGGCGACGGTCCCGTCGTACGAAGCCTTCGCGGCTTCGGAGGGGGCTTCGCCTGCGGATACGGAGCTGTTGCCGCTGTATGCGACGACGTTGGCGGCACGGGGGCGGGCGGTGGCTTGGCCGCCGACGTCGACGGAGGATTGCTGGTGTGGGTCTGGGCGGGCTTATGGGGAGTGCCACGGGGTGATCTGACCGGCTACGCATTTCGCCGGTGCAGTTTCCAGCACTCTGATTTATGCCAACTCCGAGCCCTGTCGATTGCGGAGATCTCACGGAAGCGGCAACTCCACTGAATGTGAGACCTACAGGCGGGGTCTGAAGTATGCCGCCACATAGCCTTCGGAAAACTCACTTCACAACCAAAGCCCGCTGAAGTGTCACTTACACCACACGCCGAGGAGACACAATCGTGCGCGAGGAACAAGAGATGCTCCCCGAATTACGGGACCTCTCGGCCGCCAACCACATCGCCACAACCGGAGAAGGAGAGGACTCCGAGTTAACAATTGTTGCAGAACGAATTCTGAGCTTGGATCCGCACGGCGATCGGTTCGCCGCCGTCCTGAGAGACACCATAGATCAACTTTTGAATGGAGAAGTAACGGGCCGCTACGACTGGAAGGATCTTTTCAAGACCGAGAGAACTCACGCCGGGACCCTCGTCGAAATAAATCTACAACGAGAGTTTCGCAGAAGCGATGAGTTCCTGGACGGCACGAAGATGGATTACCGAATCGCCGGCATCGAGGTGGACTGCAAGTACTCTCAGAAATTTGGGTCGTGGATGATCCCCCCGGAAGCCATGGGCCACCTTTGCCTGCTCGTATGGGCAGATGACTATAAATCCCAGTGGAGTGCCGGCCTCATGCGCATCAGAGATGAGTGGCTGAACCCTGGAAGTAATCGCGACATGAAGCTCACCGTCAAGGCCGAGCACCGTAACAAAGCAATATGGCTCTGGCGTAACGCTCCCCTCCCCGAGAACACGCTACTTCACATGGACCCCGAAGATCGCAGCCTAGTGTTCTCTCACCCATCAGGCCAAGCGCGCCTCAATGAACTATTTCGCCGGGCCCAGAACCGCAGAATCGGCCGGAATGTGGTGAGAACCGTAGCCCAACAGAAGGACTACATGAAGAGGGTTCGCGGAAACGGCGGCGCCCGTTCGCGGCTCCGTGACGAGGGAATCATCATTATGGGTGACTACGAGAGTCACAGGAAGGTAGCCCGGGCACTCAACCTTCCTGTACCGCTTGAGGGGCAGTTTGTCAGCACTCGGGTTGTGCGGGCCAATCCGACGCACGCCGAATCGGCAGTAGCGCTGATCGATGGAGAGTACTGGACGGTCGCTACACACGGCGACCCGAAAGAGTGCGCCCCAGTCCTGCCGGAAACAAAAAAGTCGCCGTAAATTTCTCGATGAGCCCAACCAGACCCTACGGGTCGATTAAATCTAGATTCTGCACTCAAGGGAAGAACGTTGACAGCACCCGTTTGGCTGCACCCTCTCTTCGCCTGGAAGAATTCCAGCAATAAGAAGGTACTGGAGGCTTGCGGAAAGGCGTTTGCACCGAATATTGCTGACGTTGACAACAAGCGAAGCCTACTTATCGCGAGATCTGTTTTTGACGACCTCCAGGTGACTCGCCTTATTAACGCGAACTCCAGTGAAGCGAAGGAAGAGAATAGGGGTACCGCACTTGAGAACGCCGTGACCGAAGAGATTGAAGCTCAGCTTTCACTCAAGGCCCCTCACACCTCTTACAACGTGGCCCGCGGCGTGGACGTTTGGACCTACGAGCAGTACAAACACCTTTCCGAGCTCCGCAAAATCTTGTCCGACACCCCCAGCCTGAGAGTCACCCTCGGGACCGACTATCAGATCACTCCTGACATCACTGTAGGGATCGGCATTCCGGGAAATCCTCTCCACGCAGTAATCTCCTGCAAATGGACACTGCGTTCTGACCGCGCTCAAAATATCCGGCATGAATTCAACTTGCTTGTCCGGTCACGTCGAGGGCGCGCCCCCCATCTGGTTGCCGTCACTGCCGAGCCACTCCCAAGCCGACTTGCTTCACTCACGCGCGGCACAGGGGAAATCGACAGCGTGTACCACGTGGCCTTCAATGAGATGCAGAAGGCCGTAACGGCCCATGGATCAATCCGTCACAATCGGAACGTGCCATCACAATTGGAGTACTGGCAGGAAATGACTGAACAGAACCGTTTGAGAGACTTCAACGATCTAGTCAGTGATCTATTGAGATACTGATCGCAGCGTCACTCCAGAACTCTCAGGCGATGCTCACCTTCCACCGCTGCCATCCGACCTCGTGAGCGCCGCTCAAGCGGGTTGGCTATAGGCCGCCGCTCCTGGTAGACGGTAGGTGTGAACGAGCAACGCGACGCAGCCGACCAACACTGGATTCCGCCTGCCGGCTCATGGGCTTCCTCAGCCGGCCGTAGGCGGAACATGCAGGCGATCCGGAGCCGAGATACAAAACCGGAGCGGCTAGTTCGCAGCCTGCTGCACGCCCAGGGATTGCGATACCGGGTCGCCGCCCAGCCTCTCCGCAATCTGCGACGCACAGCGGACATCGTCTTCCGTCCTGCGGAAGTCGCTGTTTTCATTGACGGGTGCTACTGGCACGGCTGCCCCGAGCACTACGTGCCACCGAGGACCAACGAGGGGTATTGGTCAGCGAAGGTCGAGCGCAACATGGCCAGGGATCGGGATACTGACAGCAAGCTCAAGGCAGCTGGCTGGCTGGTCCTGCGGTTTTGGGAGCACGAGGCTCCGGAGGAATGCGCCCTTCGCATCGCTGCCGAAGTAAGCAAACGACGCCCACCGAGCCCCGGCCGAGGAAATCGCTGACTACGCCGGTTCTCGGCCAAGCTCCCGGTGAGCTCGCAGCACCTCAGCGATTGACTGCCCGACTGCTTCTGCGACCGGCGGCGGGAAGGCGTTACCTACTTGCCGATACCTCGCAGTCTTCCCTCCGGAGAAAACCCAATCAGAGGGAAATCCCTGGATGATGGCCGCCTGCGCCACCGTGAGCATCGGGCCGTCTTCCCCGAAAAGATCACGACCTTCAGTTTCTTTCTTGGCACACACATCGGGGTCGTTTGCCACGCCCATGCCGGAGATACCGAGATGCTTCCATGCCGCCTTGGCGCGACTCGGACCGAGATCCGCGCCGCCATGCTTCTTGGAACCACCAACAAGGGTCGGAGCGACTCCTCCAC
This is a stretch of genomic DNA from Streptomyces sp. NA04227. It encodes these proteins:
- a CDS encoding DUF6412 domain-containing protein, translating into MSTGRVSASRSGPAYSVPARGLAYLRRLFAVLVLVLSDVLLVESGMLTAAVALAATAAVGSALVLCAVHAARSAPAVPRARVRTALRDRAMRTAFLSQRDPDARGRRRPRAPGGRSLVTAAA
- a CDS encoding SEC-C metal-binding domain-containing protein, whose amino-acid sequence is MRPDTSADSVDHIAEAERLERTAGLYPEDAEQLLLQAAAHLELAGARERASKLYDLLLAASPAVPLERPDLVKALKAANLWEYGHEAEARANLDGVRLAAPRAAAPWVIAAEAYEAHDDLEAAHQTFSEGAQRLLSAEPPAEKDLQPLLVGRHRVRRLMGSEHDEWDRLAQERHAGPVPLDELHDPKRIWSLGSNNPEELQAEISRLHAELGAYRAALSRPFPVAVLHWPADELSELTDSYPTLADEYPSHEAHLAAIESALRELAASGTQNIGIVSATVPSYEAFAASEGASPADTELLPLYATTLAARGRAVAWPPTSTEDCWCGSGRAYGECHGVI
- a CDS encoding NaeI family type II restriction endonuclease produces the protein MREEQEMLPELRDLSAANHIATTGEGEDSELTIVAERILSLDPHGDRFAAVLRDTIDQLLNGEVTGRYDWKDLFKTERTHAGTLVEINLQREFRRSDEFLDGTKMDYRIAGIEVDCKYSQKFGSWMIPPEAMGHLCLLVWADDYKSQWSAGLMRIRDEWLNPGSNRDMKLTVKAEHRNKAIWLWRNAPLPENTLLHMDPEDRSLVFSHPSGQARLNELFRRAQNRRIGRNVVRTVAQQKDYMKRVRGNGGARSRLRDEGIIIMGDYESHRKVARALNLPVPLEGQFVSTRVVRANPTHAESAVALIDGEYWTVATHGDPKECAPVLPETKKSP
- a CDS encoding NgoMIV family type II restriction endonuclease, which encodes MTAPVWLHPLFAWKNSSNKKVLEACGKAFAPNIADVDNKRSLLIARSVFDDLQVTRLINANSSEAKEENRGTALENAVTEEIEAQLSLKAPHTSYNVARGVDVWTYEQYKHLSELRKILSDTPSLRVTLGTDYQITPDITVGIGIPGNPLHAVISCKWTLRSDRAQNIRHEFNLLVRSRRGRAPHLVAVTAEPLPSRLASLTRGTGEIDSVYHVAFNEMQKAVTAHGSIRHNRNVPSQLEYWQEMTEQNRLRDFNDLVSDLLRY
- a CDS encoding very short patch repair endonuclease — translated: MPPAGSWASSAGRRRNMQAIRSRDTKPERLVRSLLHAQGLRYRVAAQPLRNLRRTADIVFRPAEVAVFIDGCYWHGCPEHYVPPRTNEGYWSAKVERNMARDRDTDSKLKAAGWLVLRFWEHEAPEECALRIAAEVSKRRPPSPGRGNR